The Agrobacterium vitis region CGGCGGCTACACCGATCAATGCCCCCGGCACCAGCCGCAACCGGGCTGGCCGCAATTTCTCCCAGCCAACCATGGCCAGCAAAGAGATCAGGCCGATCATGAGCGCCATGCTGTGATTGCTCATGCCGCCGCTGATCACCTTGCCGATGGTCTCATCCATGGCGGCAACATTTTCAACGCCACCGGCGGCGGGCTTGGCATCCATCAAGACATGGATCTGACCTAGCACGATCAGGATACCGATTCCCGCCAGCATGCCATGCACGACGGCAGGCGAAATGGCGCGAAACCAGGAGCCGAGCTTGAGATAGCCGGCCAGGACCTGCAAAAATCCTGCGACGATCAGCACCGGCCCCAGAAGAACAAGTCCGTATTCCTCGACGAAGCCGAAGACGATCACCGCAAGGCCGGCCGCCGGGCCTGAGACCTGCAAGGGGGAACCGGCGATGACGCCGATAACAATGCCGCCGACAATGCCGGAGACGAGGCCCATCGCCACCGGCACGCCGGACGCGATGGCAATGCCGAGGCACAGCGGAATGGCGACGAGAAAGACGACAATGGACGAGGCAATGTCCCGTGTCAGAGCTGAACTGGTTTTTTCCATCGCCTCACTCCGCCGCCACCGCTACGAAAGGATCGGCCATGATATGCGGCGTGGCACGCCCGGAAACCGCCACCGGCAGCGGCTTTTCACCTTCGATCACCAGGAAGCGTTTCTCCGCGCCATCGTAGACCTGCACCTCCCCGGTCTCGATGTCGAAGAACCAGCCATGCAGGTTAATGTCATTGGTGGCGAGTTTGGCGGCGACCGAGGGGTGGGTCTTCAGGTGATCGAGTTGAATGACCACATTTTCCATCGCCACGGCCCGCACCTTGTCCTTGTGCGGCAGATCGTCAGGATAGGCCTCGCAGACGATGGAATAAGCGGCCTGGCTATGGCGCAACCAGGCGGCCACATTGGGCATTGGCGCCAGCAGTTCGTGATTGCACAGACCCTTCATGGCACCGCAATCGGAATGGCCGCACACAACGATGTCGCGCACCCCAAGCGCCACGACAGCATATTCGATGGCCGAGGAAACACCGCCATTCATGGTCGAGAACGGTGGAACGATATTGCCCGCGTTGCGGCATACGAACAATTCGCCAGGGCCGGACTGGGTAATCACTTCCGGCATGACCCGGCTGTCGGCGCAGGAAATCATCAAGGCCTGAGGCTGCTGCCCTTCCCGGGCCAGTTTGCGATAGAGACCCGAATGGGTCGGAAATACTTCTTCCCGAAAATTCGAAACGCGCTTCAAAAAATCACTCATTGCAAAAGTCCTCCTGATAAATAGCTGGCTAGATATTGAAGCCGGGATGCATTGCATCCGTGTCGTGAGCTACGCGGATTTGAAACAGCAATCCGGCTGGTTATCGTGCAGGGCTGGACCAAACCGATCCCTTTAACTATTCCCTACCCACACAACCAAGAGTAATTCATTTCGAGGACGAAAATGTGATTTCTGTTGCTACGCAGCAAAAACATCAATCACTTTTCCGTTATTATTTCAAAATCTCGTTTATCGATCGGTAAAAATTCCAGAAATTTTACATATGAATTACAACGATTTGAATGCTAAACTTGATGAATGTCATTGCGATTTAAAATATTGAAATTTTCAAATTCTGTTCAATTCCACGAGTCCTTATCAAAGCACAGCTATTTTTCCGCGCCGCAATATTAAATCAAAATACTCTCTTAGGATGCATAGAGAAAAGCAAATATCATGGCACTCTCTTAGTCTTGCGCGACAATAAAGAGACGGATGTCACGTCACGGACCCGCACGTCGACAGGGTCATTTCCGACAGTGTTTGCTTGAGTATTGGCCGTTGCCAATGCTGAAAGATAAAAATGCGAAGACATTACAAATGGGTTGAGCAAACCCGCGTCTTGTGAAACGCTTACATTTACAGGATCTTTTTTGCGTCAAGAATGTCGCAAAATGAATACTGTGAAATTGCAGGTGCCGCAGGTCGGCATCGCATATCCTGCGGATAGGCAAAGCCCGACCCCGCCCCAAACCGTGGCCACCAACCAAAGCCACAAACCGTGATGGACCGCCCGCATGCCCGATACAATTCTCGACCGTTTCCTGCGCTATGTCGTCATCGACACACAATCAGACCCCGAATCAACCAGCCAGCCCTCCACGGAAAAACAGAAAAACCTCGGCCATGTACTGGTGAGCGAATTGCTGGCCATGGGCCTGTCCGATGCGCATCTGGATGAGCACGGCAATGTCTATGCGACCATTCCCGCCAATGTCGACAAGCCGGTTCCGGTGATCTGCTTCTGCTCGCATATGGATACGGCACCGGATTTCACCGGCACGAATGTGAAGCCGCAGCTGCTGAAAAACTATCAGGGCGGAGATATCGTTCTGTCCGGCGACGCCAATCAGATCATCCGGGTCAGCGACAATCCGCAACTCACCACGCAAATCGGCCATGACATTGTCACCACCGACGGCACCACGCTGCTGGGTGCCGACGACAAGGCCGGTATTGCCGAAATCATGACGGCGGCGCAGTTCATCATCGACAATCCGCATATCCGGCATGGCGCCATCAAGATCCTCTTCACCACCGACGAAGAGATTGGCCGTGGGGCCGACAAGGTGGATCTGAAAAAACTGGGCGCAGCCTTTGGCTACACCATGGATGGCAGCACGGTCGGCGAGATCGAGAACGAGACATTTTCGGCGGACGGCGTGGATATCACCATTACCGGCGTTGCCATCCATCCCGGCACGGCCAAGGGCCGGATGGAAAACGCCATCAAGATCGCCAGCGCCATCATTGCCCGCCTGCCGAAGGACCAGACCCCCGAAACCACCGAGGGCCGCCAGGGCTTCATTCACCCCACCGACATCAGCGGCTCCATGGATGAAGCTCATCTGAAATTCATCATCCGCGATTTTGTGGATGAAGGCTTAGCTCAGAAAGAAGCGCTACTGGAAGAGATTACCCGCGATGTGATGCGCGACTACCCCGGATCGACCTACACATTCGAGGTCAAGCAGCAGTATCGCAATATGAAAGTGGTGCTAGACCAAGTTCCGATGGTGATGGACAATCTTGAGGAAGCGGTGCGCCGCGTTGGCCTCACCCCCGTGCTGCATAGCATTCGCGGCGGAACCGATGGCTCGCGCCTGTCCTTCATGGGTCTACCCTGCCCCAATATCTATACTGGTGGTCACGCCTATCACTCGCCACTTGAGTGGATAAGCGTTCAGGACATGGAAGTCGCAGTGAAAACCATTGTGGAACTGACAAAGGTCTGGGAAGAGCGGGCAGACTGACGCGCTATCGCGTCGTGCCGAAAACCGGTTTCCAGAGTACACGACGCAGACGCTTCCATCCGAGGCTACCCCCTCTGCCTTGCCAGGCATCTCCCCCTCAAGGGGGGGAGATCGATATGTGGAAACCATTCAACCGATCGAAACCTTTTCGTTTTCGACATCGTATGAGGTTCAATGACGTATACGTTGCTGACCTCTTGTCGATCTCCCCCCTTGAGGGGGAGGTGTCCGGCAGGACAGAGGGGGGGTAAACGGCACATTAAAACGTTTGCGTCGTTTACTCGAAATCGGTCTCCACTTTTCGGTACGATGCTGGATCAAACCAGATTGCGGCCCCGCATCCATGCTTCAAGCGCCGGTGTCCAGAGCACCGGCGGGTTTGGCGTTTTCGCCATGCTCCCCTCGCCCATGGCAAAGCCGTGACCGCCCTGCTCAAGTTCGACCAGATCGGCGGAAACACCGGCTTTGCGGCAAGCCGCCTGCATCAGTCGGGAGTGTTCAATATTGGCAACCGGATCGTCCTTGGCATGGGCCAGAAAGACCGGCGGGCAAGTGGAACTGACATGCGTTTCCACCGACCAGGCAGCAACATCGGCATCGCTTGGATGTTTGCCGACCATCTCGACCCGGGTCCAGGTATGGTTATAGGGAGCCTTCAAGGTGATGACCGGATAGGCCAGCAGGGTGAAATCCGGCCTTGCCGATAGCGTATCGGCAGCATCCACCGGCGAGTAGACCGGCTCGGCAAACCGGGTCGATAGCATGCCCATCAAATGCCCACCGGCGGAAAATCCCATGCTGCCAATTTTCTGAGGGTCGAGGCCAAGCGCATCACCCTGCGCCCGGATCAGCCGCAAGGCACGCTGGGCATCCTGCAATGGCGCACGCGGGCCGACAAACCAGCCTTCGCCCGGAAGACGGTAGGTGAGAATGAAAGCGGTAACGCCACGGGCGGCCAGCCATTGCGCAGCGGCCTCGCCCTCCTTGCGTTCCTCAACGAAATGATAGCCGCCGCCGGGTGCAATCAGTACGGCTGTACCATTAGGGGTTTGCGGACGGACCATCCGCAGGGTTGGCGTGGCGATCCGCAGCAATGCCGCCTTGTGAATGGTCCGCCTGCCAAGCCGAGGACCGCCACCGCCCGGAGCCCGGCCCGGCCAAAGCGGCACCTCACCGGGCGCCAGGGATGCGGCTTGCCCTGATGTCACGAGACCCAGGAAACTGAAAGAAGCAAGGCTCAGGACATGCCTGCGTCGGAGGGCTAAGGGACACTTGGTCATCAGCCATCATGGGCAGCCATTGCGGCACAACTTGGCCAGTCAGCAAGGCTCCAGGTTCAAAACCGTGGCATAAGCTCTATTCCGCAGCAGTGCGGCTATCCGGCATATCGGCCGCATTCGGATCACCCGGCTTGGTTTCTGATTCCAGATCGGGGAAGGCAACGATGCGCTTTCCGGAGAAGTCCGTATGCACCACGACCATGCCCTGCTCCTCGAAATAGCCAAGCAACCGACGGGCACGGCGGGCGGAATGCGTGCCATAGGCTCGGGCGATCCGCAAATCGGACGGGCAAGGCTCGGACCGGATGGCTGCCTTGGCAATCAGCAGGAAAACGCCCTGCAAGTCATCTGAAACCCGCGTTGATAAAGATAGCGCCTCCTGCCAGCGATCAGAGGATGCGGTTTCTTCATCGACATCAGCCCGTGCCACGGCGACACGGCGACGAAATTCACCCATCGCCATCGGTGGGCCGCCGACGCGGCGCATGCGGGCTCGAACCAGGAATTCCTGATAGAGAACGGAATCGGTGCGATAGGCAGCCTGTGGATCGTCGAGAATTTCTGCCAGCACCGCCGCCATCCGCTCCTCGCGTTCCTCGGCGGTGATTTCCGGCTGTGAGGATCTTTGTGGGGTGACATCCTCGACGCTCACCGGCGTTGCACGGGCCAGTTCGGCCAGAATATCGGTGGTCGGACGCGGGGCTGGCGGCGCACGGCGAACGAGCGGGCGGGTAAATTCTTCAGGATCCGGCGTGAAGATCAGATCTTCCACATCCTGCGGCGCATCGGGCAAGGGCATCAGCTTCGGACTGGAGGAGCGCGCCGATGTCTCCACATCACCGATGACGATCGGCAAGGGACGGCGTGACAGCGCCGGGCCAAGCGCGACGAAATTACCGCGCTTCAGGTCGCGGAACATTTCCGCCTGGCGGCGATCCATACCGAGAAGATCGGCGGCACGCGCCATATCGATATCGAGAAAGGTACGACCCATCAGAAAGTTGGAGGCTTCAGCCGCGACATTCTTGGCAAGCTTTGCCAGACGCTGCGTAGCGATCACACCGGCCAGGCCACGCTTTCGGCCACGGCACATCAGATTGGTCATCGCGCCCAGCGACAGTTTGCGGGCGTCTTCGGAGACATCGCCGCCAACCGAGGGTGCAAACATCTGCGCCTCGTCGACCACGACCAGCACCGGATACCAATACTCGCGCTCGGCATCGAACAAGCCGTTCAGGAACACACCGGCTGCGCGCATCTGCTGCTCGATATCCAACCCTTCCAGCGTCAGTACGCAGGAAACGCGGTGCTGGCGGATGCGGTTGGCAATCCCGATCAATTCGGCGTCACTGCGCTCCCCGTCTACGACCAGATGGCCGTATTTTTCCGAGAGCGTCACGAAATCCCCTTCGGGATCGATGATGACCTGCTGCACCCACTGGGCGGATTGTTCAAGCAGACGCCGCAGAAGATGCGATTTGCCGGAGCCGGAATTGCCCTGAACAAGAAGACGGGTTGCCAACAGCTCCTCGATATCGAGCCTGGCAGGTTGGCCACCCGCCACTGTTCCCATATCGATCCCGACCTGCACCTTTATAAACCCTCATGATGGAATGGTGGCGCATTCCTGGACCAGGAAGCAGCCACGTTGTTCAATCCGTGTTTCCTAACAGAAAGTAAAAGAAGATGCCTGTGTCTTCTCGTTGAAACCCACAGGCAATCGCGGATGAAATCAATCTGGATCGTCTGCCAGGACCGGCGAGACCAGCAGCTTGTCGATGCGCCGGCCATCCAGGTCGACGACTTCGAATTTCCAGCCATTCTTGACGAAGCTTTCGCCCAGCGCCGGAATGCGTTTCAACTCATCCAGCACATAGCCAGCGACGGTGGTGAAATCCGGATCGTCATCCACAGGCACACGGATATGCTCGATAAACTCGTCGATCGGTGTCCAGCCGGCCACCAGATAGGAACCGTCCTCACGCATCAGCAGGGCAGGCTCTTCCTCGCCCTCTTCCTGATAGGCACCGGTTATCGCCTCCAGAATATCGCCTGACGTGATAATGCCTTCGAAATGGCCGTATTCGTCATAGACCAGCACCATGTGCAGGACCGTCTTGCGGATTGACTGGATGATGTCGATGGCGCCGGCCAGATCGGATACGATCGGCACGTCGCTGATAATCGAGCGGATATCGACGGTGCCGCCATTGGCCAAGGCATCGTAAAAGTTTTTCACCAGCATGACCCCGACGATTTCGTCGGAATTGCCGTTGCGCACCGGCAACCGGGAATGCTGGCTTTTGCGCAATGTCTCGCGAATTTCTTCGATCGTGTCATCGACGCTGATCAGTTCGACATCGCGGCGCGGTGTCATCAGGCCACGGGCCGTGCGATCCGCCAGACGCATGACGCCGGAAATCATCTGTGATTCTTCCGATTCGATGACGCCGGCACTTTGTGCTTCGGCCAGAACCGTCTTGATTTCCTCATCGGTTACCGTGCCTGAGGATGCGCCCTTCTGGCCGAGCAGCGACAGCACAGCCCGCCCCGAGCCATCCAGCAGCCAGACCAGCGGCAGCGAGACCTTGGACAGGATCAGCATGGCGCCCGCCATGCGTGAGGCGATCAATTCGGGATTGCGCAACGCGATCTGCTTGGGCACCAATTCACCGACGATCAGCGACAGATAGGTGATGCCAACCACGACGCAGCCGACGCCAAGCGTACTGGCAAGTGCCTCAGACATCCCTTGCAGCAGGAGCCACTGGGTCAATCGAGCACCGAGAGTAGCCCCTGAAAACGCGCCGGATAGAACGCCGACAAGGGTAATACCGATCTGCACGGTCGACAAAAATCGGCCAGGATTTTCGGCCAACCGGATGGCGACGGCAGAACCGCGATGGCCGGCTTCGGCCAGAACTCTCAGACGCGCCGGACGGGCGGAGACGACCGCCAGTTCGGACATTGCCAATACGCCGTTCAAGATGGTGAGCAGGACAACAATGACGATTTCGGCAAACAAGCTGTTTCAAATCTCTTAGGAGCCGCATGGATGGCGGCGGGATAAAATCTGTAGCACAAGTCGCCGCCGCATTCCAAATGGCTCGCAACAATTTCAATGGATGGAACGTGGTTGTGAATATGCGGCCGCAAGTTTTGCTGAAAAAGCCAGATCACGCGAGAAGACAGAGCATATCGAGGCCTGAAAATGTTGACCCCTCAAGGGTTTGAGGGATTTTGTGCCATCAAAAGCCAATCTCCGCAGACATTCATAGCGGGTTTGCGTGCACAACTGACATTTATCAAGAAAAACAACCGCCGGGCGACCCCCGTAAAGACCATATTGACCAAGACTGCTTGAAAAACGATCAAGCATTTTTGGTATTTTTCCCCACCATGCCACGGCGCTTTCCGTATTATTGTAGGGCTGTTTATTTTCCAGATAATGGTGTTCTTCAAGCAGGCCAGATTTTATCGAATCCACAACAACACGTTGAATGTTCGGTAGTTTTTATCTGGAGCATTAAAATCCACTTCCGACCAATTCTACTTTAGCGACTTGGTCGCGGCATCACATTTCGGGTGAAGCGAAATAACAAAAAAAGATAGTTTGAAATCTTTAGATAGTTGACCCCCGCATGGCGTCCTATAAATATCGCCTCAATACAGGACGGGTACGGTTTAAAGTGTATCCACTTCTAAAATGATGAAACAACCTTGAATATCTACTGTTTTTACGAACACCTATAGCCCTTTGGGCGAGAAAGGTCTCGGAATGGCATTTTCCATTCGCGTTGATAAACTCATCCAGGCTCCGATCAGTCGCGTCTATAAAGCGTTTCTTGACGAGCAGGCTGTCGTGCAATGGATGCAAAGGAAGGACTTTACCTGCCAGCCGCTTCATTTCGATGCACGTGAGGGTGGCAGTTACAAGATTCGTTTTAGCAGCACCGCGTCAGATTTAAGCTACGTGATGATCGCCGAATTCGACGAATTGGTCCTCAACGAGCGCATCCGCTACACGGAAAGAATGGACGATCCGTTCTGGACTGCGCGAGTCGAGACCATCATCCAGCTGAAACCGGCTACAATCGGAACCGACCTGACAATCACCCAGTCCGGCATCCCGGACACGGTATCGCAAGAAGGCGTAAAACAGGCTTGGGACGAATGTCTGGGGCAGCTTGCCAGCCTGGTCGAACGGCTGGCTGAGAGCCTGCAAGCGCGAACGCGCTAGAGTCTTCCAGGCTCAGATTGAACCACAGTACACGCCGCAAAGGTTTTGATCCGGGTTCACCCCCTCTGTCCTGCCGGACAGAGGGGGGTAAGCGGCACATAAAAACCTTTGCGTCGTGTACTGTGATATTAAAAAAGCAGGATCTAAAATATTCATCTGGCCACTGGCAGTGACAAATGTCAGGCTGCCGCGACACGCAGGCCAAAACCCTGCATCAGCCGGTGGGTGGAAAAGACCGGTTGGCCGGAGGTAAAGACCGCGAAATCGTAGTCGTCCGAATGCGCACCCTCGTCCACATCAGGCACCAGACGCCGCGCCTGGCGGGCGATGGCTTCCGCAGGATCAAGCCAATCTACCGGCCAGGGAGCCAGCTTGCGGAAGACATTGGCAAGAAACGGATAATGGGTACAGGCGAGCACGACGATATCGGTCTTCGCGCCTTGTTTTTCGATGAAGCAGGGCGCGATCTCAGCATTCAGCGCCGCGTCTTCTACCGGCTCACCGCGAATATAGGCTTCAGCCAGCCGGGCCAGATGTTGAGAGCCAACGAGGTTGACCTCGCACTGGCTGGCAAAGGACTGGATCAGATCGCGGGTATAGGCGCGCTTGACGGTGCCGGGCGTGGCCAGCACGGAAATCAGCCCGGAACGGCTGCGCTCTGCGGCTGGCTTAATGGCGGGCACCGTGCCAATGAAGCGCATGCCGGGAAAGGCTTCGCGCAACGCGGCACCGGCCAGCGTGAAGGCCGTATTACAGGCAACGATCACCGCCTCGGGATCATATTGCGCCAGAAGCGATGCAAACAAGGAGACGATCCGCGTTTTGAGCGGCTCCTCCTCCCAATTGCCATAGGGAAAACCAGCATCGTCGGCGATATAGATAAAGCCGCGCTCCGGCATCAGCACCCGCGCTTCACGCAGGACGGTCAAGCCGCCAATACCGGAATCAAAGACCAGGATCGGTTTTAGTTTAGTCCTGGTCTCGTTCATGCCCGCTACCATCCGCTTCGTCCCTCTCAATGCCATCCACTGCGTCGCCCTCCAAAGGCGCTCCAGCGCCGCGCGGATTGCGGCGGGAGAAGCGGTCGAGTGACGAGACCACGCCACGCATGACATTGATTTCTGGCGAGGTGAAACCACGTCGCGTCAGCACGGCGCGCAGATTGTCGATCATTCGTGCCTTTTTGTGGATTGGGCGGAAATATCCCCTGGCATCGAGCGCATCCTCCATATGCTCGAACAGACCGATGACCTCCTCCTTGCTGGCAGGCAATTGGTCGACCCCCTGAAACGGCGTCTGGGTAACGTCCTCCATGGTGGATTTCATCCACTCATAAGACATCAGCAGCACGGCCTGAGCGATGTTCAGCGACGCGAAAGCGGGATTGACCGGAAACGTGACGATTTCATCGGCCAGAGCCACATCCTCATTCTTCAGACCGGATTTTTCACGTCCGAAAAGAATTCCGGTTTTTTCACCGGCCAGAAACCGGGTTCGCAAGGTTGCGGCCGCGGTCACCGGCGAGGCCACGGGTTTGAAATTGTCCCGTTGGCGCGCCGTGGTCGCATAGACGAAATTCAGATCGGCCAGTGCTTCTTCCAGCGTATCGTAAAGCTTGGCGCCATCGATGACATGATCGGCCTTGGATGCGGCGGACCGGGCTTTTTCCGAGGGCCAGCCGTCACGCGGATTGACCAGACGCAGCTCCGCCAGCCCGAAATTCGCCATGGCACGGGCCACCATGCCGATATTCTCACCCAATTGCGGTTCCACCAGAATAATCGCCGGTCCCTCGGCGATAAGCTCACGCTCGCTGTTCGTGCCTGCCATAGCGCCTTTCCTGCAATAATTCACTTAACCCTGCAAATTTACGCCTGCATGGGCATAAACAGCCCAAAATGCAAGAGGCGGAGGGCAACGCACGCTCAAGCTAAAATGAAGTCCACACGCGGCTTCCTGTTTGCCTTGGCTTGCGAGAATGCTATAGGCAACTCCGGTCATATGGACAGAGACGCGGTCGAATTGAAGCCGCCCTATCGATGAGGAAGACTTATGCAAAAGATCAAGGTTGCCAACCCGGTCGTCGATCTCGACGGCGATGAAATGCCCCGTATCATCTGGCAGTTCATCAAGGAAAAGCTGATCCTTCCCTATCTCGATCTCGAGATTGAATACTACGACCTCTCGGTAGAAAACCGCGATGCAACCAATGACCAGGTAACGATCGATTCCGCCCACGCCATCAAGAAGCACGGCGTCGGCATCAAATGCGCCACCATCACGCCCGACGAAGCCCGCGTGAAGGAATTCAACCTGAAGGAAATGTGGAAAAGCCCGAACGGCACGATCCGCAACATCCTCGGCGGCGTTATTTTCCGCGAGCCAATCATCTGCAAGAACGTGCCGCGCCTCGTTCCCGGCTGGACCCAGCCGATCGTTGTCGGCCGTCATGCCTTCGGCGACCAGTATAAGGCAACCGATTTCAAATTCCCCGGCAAGGGCAAGCTGACCATCAAGTTCGTCGGCGAAGACGGCCAGGTCATCGAGAAGGACGTGTTCGATGCACCGTCCGCCGGTGTGGCCATGGCCATGTACAACCTGGATGATTCGATCCGCGATTTTGCCCGCGCTTCGATGAACTACGGCCTGATGCGCAAATGGCCCGTGTACCTGTCCACCAAGAACACCATTTTGAAGGCCTATGACGGTCGCTTCAAGGATATTTTCGAGGAAGTCTACCAGGCCGAATTCAAGGCTCAGTTCGACGCCGCCGGCATTACCTACGAGCATCGCCTGATCGACGACATGGTTGCCTCCGCGCTGAAATGGTCCGGCGGCTATATCTGGGCCTGCAAGAACTATGACGGCGACGTCCAGTCGGATACGGTTGCCCAGGGCTTCGGCTCGCTCGGTCTGATGACCTCGGTTCTGCTGTCGCCGGATGGCCGCACGGTGGAAGCCGAAGCCGCCCACGGCACCGTGACCCGTCACTATCGCCAGCATCAGAAGGGCCAGGAAACCTCGACCAATTCCATCGCCTCGATCTTTGCCTGGACACGTGGCCTCGCGCACCGCGCCAAGCTGGATGACAATGCAGAACTGGCCAAGTTCGCCCTCACCCTTGAAAAGGTTTGCGTGGACACGGTTGAAGCCGGCTACATGACCAAGGATCTGGCGCTCTTGATCGGTCCCGACCAGCCGTGGCTGTCGACCACCGCCTTCCTCGACAAGGTGGATGAAAACCTTCGGGCTGCAATGGCTGCCTGAGCCATCTCACGTTTTGCAAAACCCGGCCATCGCGCCGGGTTTTCGCGTTATTGGGAGAGCCACTGAAAATGGCCGTCCGTCTGCTGCATAATTCCATAAATCGGAGTCGCTTTAAGGATAAAATTATGCAGCGGATTTAAAGTGTTACAGGGCCGTGCGTTTTATAAAGCGCACGGCCCTGTAATGTCAGGCGATGCCTGCGCATCGCCAAACCTTCGTATTCTATGCATTTTTGGGGAAGAGAACACCATGACCGAGCAAGTCGTTTTATACACCAATCCCATGTCCAGAGGGCGCATCGTTCGCTGGATGCTGGAGGAGATCGGCCAACCCTATCAGACCGAATTCGTCGCCTATGGTCCCGCGATGAAGGCGGCGGATTATACTGCCATCAACCCGCTGGGCAAAGTCCCGGCTATCCGCCACGGCAAAACTGTTGTGACAGAAACGCCCGCCATTCTCGCCTATCTGGCCGATGCCGTTCCTGAGGCGGGCCTTGCTCCTGCCCTTGACAAGCGCGGCAGCTATTATCGCTGGCTGTTCTTCACCGCCGGTCCGGTGGAAGCCGCCGTCATTGGCCAGGCCTGTGG contains the following coding sequences:
- a CDS encoding RNA methyltransferase; this translates as MAGTNSERELIAEGPAIILVEPQLGENIGMVARAMANFGLAELRLVNPRDGWPSEKARSAASKADHVIDGAKLYDTLEEALADLNFVYATTARQRDNFKPVASPVTAAATLRTRFLAGEKTGILFGREKSGLKNEDVALADEIVTFPVNPAFASLNIAQAVLLMSYEWMKSTMEDVTQTPFQGVDQLPASKEEVIGLFEHMEDALDARGYFRPIHKKARMIDNLRAVLTRRGFTSPEINVMRGVVSSLDRFSRRNPRGAGAPLEGDAVDGIERDEADGSGHERDQD
- a CDS encoding SRPBCC family protein; this encodes MAFSIRVDKLIQAPISRVYKAFLDEQAVVQWMQRKDFTCQPLHFDAREGGSYKIRFSSTASDLSYVMIAEFDELVLNERIRYTERMDDPFWTARVETIIQLKPATIGTDLTITQSGIPDTVSQEGVKQAWDECLGQLASLVERLAESLQARTR
- a CDS encoding hemolysin family protein, with translation MFAEIVIVVLLTILNGVLAMSELAVVSARPARLRVLAEAGHRGSAVAIRLAENPGRFLSTVQIGITLVGVLSGAFSGATLGARLTQWLLLQGMSEALASTLGVGCVVVGITYLSLIVGELVPKQIALRNPELIASRMAGAMLILSKVSLPLVWLLDGSGRAVLSLLGQKGASSGTVTDEEIKTVLAEAQSAGVIESEESQMISGVMRLADRTARGLMTPRRDVELISVDDTIEEIRETLRKSQHSRLPVRNGNSDEIVGVMLVKNFYDALANGGTVDIRSIISDVPIVSDLAGAIDIIQSIRKTVLHMVLVYDEYGHFEGIITSGDILEAITGAYQEEGEEEPALLMREDGSYLVAGWTPIDEFIEHIRVPVDDDPDFTTVAGYVLDELKRIPALGESFVKNGWKFEVVDLDGRRIDKLLVSPVLADDPD
- the pepT gene encoding peptidase T gives rise to the protein MPDTILDRFLRYVVIDTQSDPESTSQPSTEKQKNLGHVLVSELLAMGLSDAHLDEHGNVYATIPANVDKPVPVICFCSHMDTAPDFTGTNVKPQLLKNYQGGDIVLSGDANQIIRVSDNPQLTTQIGHDIVTTDGTTLLGADDKAGIAEIMTAAQFIIDNPHIRHGAIKILFTTDEEIGRGADKVDLKKLGAAFGYTMDGSTVGEIENETFSADGVDITITGVAIHPGTAKGRMENAIKIASAIIARLPKDQTPETTEGRQGFIHPTDISGSMDEAHLKFIIRDFVDEGLAQKEALLEEITRDVMRDYPGSTYTFEVKQQYRNMKVVLDQVPMVMDNLEEAVRRVGLTPVLHSIRGGTDGSRLSFMGLPCPNIYTGGHAYHSPLEWISVQDMEVAVKTIVELTKVWEERAD
- a CDS encoding ATP-binding protein, whose translation is MQVGIDMGTVAGGQPARLDIEELLATRLLVQGNSGSGKSHLLRRLLEQSAQWVQQVIIDPEGDFVTLSEKYGHLVVDGERSDAELIGIANRIRQHRVSCVLTLEGLDIEQQMRAAGVFLNGLFDAEREYWYPVLVVVDEAQMFAPSVGGDVSEDARKLSLGAMTNLMCRGRKRGLAGVIATQRLAKLAKNVAAEASNFLMGRTFLDIDMARAADLLGMDRRQAEMFRDLKRGNFVALGPALSRRPLPIVIGDVETSARSSSPKLMPLPDAPQDVEDLIFTPDPEEFTRPLVRRAPPAPRPTTDILAELARATPVSVEDVTPQRSSQPEITAEEREERMAAVLAEILDDPQAAYRTDSVLYQEFLVRARMRRVGGPPMAMGEFRRRVAVARADVDEETASSDRWQEALSLSTRVSDDLQGVFLLIAKAAIRSEPCPSDLRIARAYGTHSARRARRLLGYFEEQGMVVVHTDFSGKRIVAFPDLESETKPGDPNAADMPDSRTAAE
- a CDS encoding carbonic anhydrase, producing MSDFLKRVSNFREEVFPTHSGLYRKLAREGQQPQALMISCADSRVMPEVITQSGPGELFVCRNAGNIVPPFSTMNGGVSSAIEYAVVALGVRDIVVCGHSDCGAMKGLCNHELLAPMPNVAAWLRHSQAAYSIVCEAYPDDLPHKDKVRAVAMENVVIQLDHLKTHPSVAAKLATNDINLHGWFFDIETGEVQVYDGAEKRFLVIEGEKPLPVAVSGRATPHIMADPFVAVAAE
- a CDS encoding alpha/beta hydrolase, translating into MTKCPLALRRRHVLSLASFSFLGLVTSGQAASLAPGEVPLWPGRAPGGGGPRLGRRTIHKAALLRIATPTLRMVRPQTPNGTAVLIAPGGGYHFVEERKEGEAAAQWLAARGVTAFILTYRLPGEGWFVGPRAPLQDAQRALRLIRAQGDALGLDPQKIGSMGFSAGGHLMGMLSTRFAEPVYSPVDAADTLSARPDFTLLAYPVITLKAPYNHTWTRVEMVGKHPSDADVAAWSVETHVSSTCPPVFLAHAKDDPVANIEHSRLMQAACRKAGVSADLVELEQGGHGFAMGEGSMAKTPNPPVLWTPALEAWMRGRNLV
- the murI gene encoding glutamate racemase encodes the protein MVAGMNETRTKLKPILVFDSGIGGLTVLREARVLMPERGFIYIADDAGFPYGNWEEEPLKTRIVSLFASLLAQYDPEAVIVACNTAFTLAGAALREAFPGMRFIGTVPAIKPAAERSRSGLISVLATPGTVKRAYTRDLIQSFASQCEVNLVGSQHLARLAEAYIRGEPVEDAALNAEIAPCFIEKQGAKTDIVVLACTHYPFLANVFRKLAPWPVDWLDPAEAIARQARRLVPDVDEGAHSDDYDFAVFTSGQPVFSTHRLMQGFGLRVAAA